The following is a genomic window from Elgaria multicarinata webbii isolate HBS135686 ecotype San Diego chromosome 9, rElgMul1.1.pri, whole genome shotgun sequence.
GTTGGATATTTGAATTTTAGCAAGAGGTAATGATcagagagggggtgggagaaataTGGTATATGACTTTTTTAAATTCTATCAACACCTCTGAGTTACTTTCTGGGAGAAGAAGGGAAGGGTTACAGGGGAGGATAAGCTCTGCAGGAGATTTTGCTCCTCCAATATTTCTCTTTTTCTGAAGGATTCAGTGTTCTACATCCTATATAGCAGAGGAGTCTCAGGTGGGCTATTTGAACAGGATTTCATCCCTGTGGGCCTACAAATCCACCTGTACTTGGAGCATCTTTCACATAGCCCCAGAAATGCAGCAGCGGTAAAACTACAAGCACAATGATTATTTTTAGAGAGGCAGaagggaagagaagcaggagCTAGACCAACCGTGGAACAGGGAATTGACACTTGTTTTGGATTTCTTGAGGGTTCTTGCAACAACAAGGTGAACCTTTCTTTCTTCTGGATACCACTCAGAGGGCCAGGAACAGACAGCTGATGTTTCAACTCTGTTGCTGATTTCTCCACATAAATTTGTGGTTGCAGAAGTTATTATGTATGAATAAACTGTGGAGAGGTTTCCTGTGCAGGTTGTAAGTGAGCTTATCATAACGTAAGGAGCAGCAAATGCTTAATTTAATGCACACCATAACTCTAGAAAGGTGCTGTGATGTCTCCATCCTGTTTTAAATAGAACTGTATTGTGGATGCTGTGGCATTTCTGTAGTTATATTTGTGTCTGGATAGGCTTCTGATGTACCATTTTTCATATTTCATTCAGCTAGTGTAACTGCTTTTCCATCTAATGGGATTGGGATTATTCCACTGGTAGACATTCTGGCTGTCAAGGCAAAGGAAATACACATTTAGGacttattttaaaatactgctgccAACTGATGAGGAAATAAACCACATTTTGATACTGGATGTGAAtttgatttttctcttttaaattagTGTTTAGATCTGAATAAATAAGCCCTTGCAGGTAGTTATATTGTGGTCTTGGGAGAGACTAGGCAGTGCATAATCAAGTTAAATGATCTAAAATGTGTAAATCAGAATGCTCTTATATTTTGTTGGCTATGAACTAGTCCATGTAAACTTCTTTAGGCTGCATTTGCCTGTGGGCAATCTTCATTGAATTGGATGGgactttctgagtaaacatgtataagattacgCCAATAATATATATACCTTGTCATATTCATTTAGATTGCAGTATTTATCTGGGATTCAATGagccttacttgtgagtagaaatgtataggattgcattattaaAAGAATTTATATTAAGTGTTCAAGAAACTAGAGTACTAGACCAGATTTATCATATATTCATTATACATTCTGGCTTTGGTCATTTAATTTCTGTACTTAGTGAGATATTTAATATAGAAAATTGCTGGAAGGCCTTGtttgtaaaataattaaaatactgGTTGGTACTTGTAGGAGTTGGTATCTCTGTGAGTTGTCCAGCACTGAATGTAATGCCTGTTTTGCTAATAAGATGTGTTAAAATCAAAATAGTTAATTACTAATATCTTACTACTAATTAAAATTAATTCCTGCTTTATGAAGATTTCATGATGAATATGACATAAAGGGAATGAATACATCATTACTCTTAAGTTTTATCCTTCATTAGTGAGGGAATTAGTTTTATTCTTCCATTAGTGAGCTGGGAGAAGTACTGCAGCTAAGGTACAGTGAGGCAAACCAAGAtgatttaaatcagtgatttatAAAATTATACTTAAGTCAGCCTTAATGTACAGGTTTCTATTTGTACTTAGATTGTTTTTAAAgattctcatttttttaaaagccaggcaTACACAACTAATTACGCTGTGGGCTACTCTTACATTTTTGTTAAATGTAGGAGCCGTGTATATATTTCTCATTAATTGCAAGGAAGCATTTTAATCATATCTTGGTTTTGTTTACTCATTCTCTGCTGAAAGATCTTCCCAATAAGGAAATTAAAGCATTTGGTGCTTCTTAGTTAACAAAGAAGATGACTAAAGGGAAAAGGGCAGGACAGGATATGATAAAAGGCTTATtgaattatgaatggtgtggagacaGAAGTTCTCCTTCACTCATAATGCATAAACACATAGCCATGCAATGAAATTGATAGGCAGGAGGACAAATACAACTTTTGAAAGGGTCATGGAAGGGAGGTCTCTTAACTAAACCACCAGGTTCAGAGGCATCATACCTTTGAGCACTAGATGTTGGGGACAAACAACAGAGGAGAGCTGTTGCCTTCCAGCCCTGCTTGAAAATTCCCAGGGGTGTCTTGCTACTCTCTGTTGGAAACAGTGCTACACAAGGTAGAGTTTTTGTCTGTTCTCTAGAAAGATTTTTCTTACTGTCCTTAAAACAGAAActatctgggtggtttataataaAAGATACATAATGCACCTCTTATCAAACCATGTAGTACTTATAGAACTGGAAATAGGTTTGACTTTTTGGACTGCTTATCAGGCTAAAGTGCATTGACTCATGTCCCAGTACTTCGCAATATCATGGACTAGGTTTGCAGTTCCATGATTTGTGGTAACATGTAGGTACAGTATGTGGTGATGTATAGAAACAGTAAGTGTTATATCCGATCTTAGTAGTTTGTCAGTGGACCACCTTCAAGAATTGGGCCTTGAGTTAATAAACAGAAGTCTCTCTTAAACTGGTTGCTTCAGGTTAACGATGGCAAATTTTCAAATATGCATAAGGAAAAGTAATTGAGCTAATTAATtcattttttgggttttttaaaaatgtaacgtTAATAAGTCATATCACTGTCTTTATATTTGCAGTCATATTCTGGAAGAGGTGGATTATTCTCCTTAAACTcttcatttacattttaaaaaataactcctaTTCTCCCTTGCAAATGAGGACAAATTCTTCTTTTGTCTTAAAGCCCTATCCCCTCATTGTTCTGTCTATGCAATATTTTACCTGTACTAAGTATATGGACCCCCAGTTACCCTTAGAGACTGTATGAGGACTTTGGGGCTCCTCTCACATTTTACTGCTATCTGTCTTGAAAAAAACTCTCATATGATGCTCATGTGCAACATAGGATCTTATTCTAAGTGTCATAGCAGCTGTGCAGGTGACAGCTGCTGACCCAGCACAAGTGACAGGGCTTGATTCCAGCACCAAAGCAATAAGCCGCCTTGTGTCAATGCTGGATGCTTTACATGTGATCCTGTGTTTTGTTGCCACTAAGAACTAGCTCTTGGCCAAAATCGGGCCTTCGTTAGTCACTCATCTTAAAATAAatgtctatataaataaatgtatctaCTTTGAAATCCTTGTTTATGAGGTTCCAATTTGGGTaattctaaaatggaatttgttaAACAAATTACTAATATGAAAGATAGTGGTAATATAACCTTACTCTATACTATTGATATGCCTAAATCTTAGTTGCTTTAGTAGCTTGACTTTTTGTGCTCCTCCCAAGTTACCATCTCATACCTCTGAAAATAAGAATTTGATTATGATACCTGGATTTGATTAAGATACCTGGGTCAATTAACTACAATtgaattttaatgtttaaaaagagCATTATTAATGAGCAAAtatataggctcagttcagacaacacgtttctcaaccgTGGTTTTAGAACTttacagtggagtttttacaccaccattgagaaatgtgttgtctggtgggaaaattccatgcaacggtggaggggtgttttttttgggtgggggggaacactccatgctgaatatccatgctttacagaggagagtttctgcacaacagttgtgttgtatggagggctctgtggagttttccgttgagttgacttttcccactggctatagagTGCAGCTCTAGGAGAGACACCAGGAttgtgttgggttttttgcagcaatggctgatgggataccattgggaggaccaggggagaggagagggtggaggaactgtcaatcaatgGATTTtgctcaactccatggtagcccacagtcacacaaggtggcgttagaacatgtgtggggagtacctcctaaaaactcaaccgttgagtggagttttcacactgtgttgactaaacTGAGCCACTGTGTATTCTACAGAGTCTTAACATAGCAAGTGCaactaactttttttttctgctttCAGGTCAAAATGAAAAGACTGGGGAACTGTATGGATGATGCATTTCTGTAGCATTTTGTCAGCATTGTAGTGTTGACAATGGATAAATGTAAACACGTAGGGCGTCTGCGGCTTGCCCAGGACCATTCCATCGTGAATCCTCACAAATGGCATTGCATGGTATGCAATACTACAGAATCTGTATGGGCCTGCCTAGGATGCTCACATGTTGCTTGTGGAAGATACATTGAAGAACATGCACTAAAGCACTTTCAGGAAAGCAGTCATCCAGTAGCATTGGAAGTGAATGAGCTGTATGTTTTCTGCTACCTTTGTGATGACTATGTTCTTAATGATAATGCAACTGGTGACTTAAAACTCTTGCGAAGTACATTAAGTGCAATCAAGAGTCAAAATTATGACTGTACTACTCGTAGTGGCAGGACTTTGCGATCGATGGGCACAAGTGATGATCTTTCACATAATAATGCACAAGCTTTGCTTCGTAATCAAGACCGTATGTTCACAGCTCTGTGGCACAGGAGGCATGCATTAATGGGCAAAGTATTTAGATCTTGGTTTGAACTGACACCAAGCGGAAAAAGGATTTTAGAAGAAGAGAAGCTAAGGGAGGAGGCGGAAGAAAGAAGAATCAATGCtaggaagaaaagagaagagcGGAAGCGCCAGTTgaaggaagaaatggaaaaaatgcCCCCAAGGAAGAGCTTTCGCTTGCAAAATCAAAATAAAGAATCCTCAGAAATACCACTCTATGCACTAAAAATGCCACAACATTTGGACTCTGCTCTTGAGTTGAAAGTAACAGCTACCTCAGAtgaagtaaaattaaaaaaaatagactcTCCAGTTAAACGAAGACCTACTGTGACTCCTGGTGTAACAGGATTACGAAACTTGGGAAATACATGCTATATGAACTCTATTCTTCAGGTATTGAGTCACTTGCTCATATTTAGGGAATGTTTTTTAAAGCTTGATTTGAACCAAACTCAAGAGTTGTTAGCAGCTGCAGCCAATGGGAAAACAAGATCATCATCTAAACATCCTCTATTAGCTGGCTCTATTTTTCATGTGAACAAAAGCCACGTTAAAGATAAAACATCTACTGCAAGGCGATCTAGTGTGTCATCAGGCTTAAGTGGTGGAGCATCGCATAGTAGAAATATGGAACTTATTCAGCCTAAGGAGCCAAGCTCAAAGTACATTTCTCTTTGTCATGAACTACATACTTTGTTCCAAGTCATGTGGTCTGGCAAGTGGGCTTTGGTGTCTCCTTTTGCGATGCTCCATTCTGTTTGGAGACTAATCCCAGCCTTTCGTGGTTATGCCCAACAAGATGCTCAGGAATTTCTCTGTGAACTTTTGGATAAAGTACAGCAAGAACTGGAGACAGCTAGGACAAAATGTCCAGCCCTCATTCCCACTTCTCAAAGGAAACTCATTAAACAGGTTTTGAACGTGATCAATACTATTTTTCATGGACAGCTTTTAAGTCAGGTATGTTGCGTATCTCCACAAAGctatattatttaattatttattttatttctatgccatccaatagctgaagctctctgagtggttcacaacagttcattaaaaaatacagaaaaatataataaaaacattataataaaacatggtcattttttttaaagatatgaaacttCAATTCAATTTCAATAACAGAACTGTTCTAGACAGCCGACATAagagccccatcatatgccattaaatgtctAGGcatagagggcagtcttaacctagTGCCGAAAATATGaccatgttggtgccaggcgggcttcAGTGGGGAATTCATTCCATAGTTGATTTAAACGATTTATGTGACAATTTAAAAGATTGAACTAAAATTATTAGAAGTGAATGAGTTAAGAAATGATTTTAAAGGAAATTAAATACCTCACAAGTTGAACATGtgcagctgccttatattgactcagaatattagtccatctagctcagtgttgtatGCTGGCTTTTTAAGGTCTTGAGCAGAAGTCTTTCCCAGACCTACAGCCTGAGATCCTACTCTTATACCATCCTTCTCATGCCATAAGATTGTTAGAGGAATCcttttctccaaattccatcattGCGAGAAGAGCTTTATGCGCTTACAAAGAAAAGGCCTTATCTCTGGTGCTGCCTTCCTAGCGAAGTGTGACTGGTGCCAATATTCCTTTTGATACCAGgtcaaaatgtttttatttgcccaggcattttaaatggATTGTGTCTTTCACTAGTTGAATAGTTTTATACttctttgttttattgtatttatgtctacatttttattgtaattgtatTTAATCCCTTGGGATTCTATAGATGAAGGTACAGTTTAGAGTTTTAATGAATGCATATTTATTAGCTTTTCTGAAGCTGAAACTGTTGGAGGGGCTTACAAAAATAGaataatacaacaaaaacataataaaacataccaAAGAAGAAAAGAACCCAGCATAATGCAACAATGCTTACAaactgaactttttttaaaaagcctggtaAATTAAAGAGTATTATTTTCAGTTCATTAGTGAATGGTGGTTTAAGGCTAAACCACCCTGCGAATAAGCTATGCAGTGTTGCTTATTTGCAGAACAACCCACAATGTGTCCAACAGACTACTGGGCTCACCGTGGCTtgttctctccctcctttcccctggTCCTCTCCCCAGTATCCCAATGTCC
Proteins encoded in this region:
- the USP44 gene encoding ubiquitin carboxyl-terminal hydrolase 44, which gives rise to MDKCKHVGRLRLAQDHSIVNPHKWHCMVCNTTESVWACLGCSHVACGRYIEEHALKHFQESSHPVALEVNELYVFCYLCDDYVLNDNATGDLKLLRSTLSAIKSQNYDCTTRSGRTLRSMGTSDDLSHNNAQALLRNQDRMFTALWHRRHALMGKVFRSWFELTPSGKRILEEEKLREEAEERRINARKKREERKRQLKEEMEKMPPRKSFRLQNQNKESSEIPLYALKMPQHLDSALELKVTATSDEVKLKKIDSPVKRRPTVTPGVTGLRNLGNTCYMNSILQVLSHLLIFRECFLKLDLNQTQELLAAAANGKTRSSSKHPLLAGSIFHVNKSHVKDKTSTARRSSVSSGLSGGASHSRNMELIQPKEPSSKYISLCHELHTLFQVMWSGKWALVSPFAMLHSVWRLIPAFRGYAQQDAQEFLCELLDKVQQELETARTKCPALIPTSQRKLIKQVLNVINTIFHGQLLSQVTCLACDNKSNTIEPFWDLSLEFPERYHCNGKETTCQYPCLLTEMLAKFTETEALEGKIYACDQCNTKRRKFSSKPVILTEAQKQLMVCRLPQVLRLHLKRFRWSGRNHREKIGVHVSFDQMLNMEPYCCRESLKSLVPDCFIYDLSAVVMHHGKGFGSGHYTAYCYNSDEGVWVHCNDSKLNMCTMEEVCKAQAYILFYTQRVTQANGHCRVSGLDSPSGKQPNTEVNCSSVDSNS